The Vibrio metoecus sequence GCAGAGCTTGAATAAGCGTCATACCACGATCATGTTCAGTCGCATCAATCTGACACAAGCTTGCGCCCCAAATAGCAAACTGTTGCAAGAGCCATTGGTAGTGTTCATTGCCTCGACCATCACAGTAAACAATCACCTGCTTCGCCAAGCTTGGAACGTCTGGACCAAACATAGGGTGCAGCCCAACCACTGGACCTTTGTGCACTTGTAGCATGGCGGCAAGCGGCTTGGCTTTGATTGAGGTGAGATCGCACAAAATGCAATCGTCCGGTAACTGGCGCAGCTTTTCGATAACACCGAGCGTCAAATGGATAGGTACCGTGACTACCACTAAGCCTGCATCACTGAGCAGTTCATCCGCTTTGTCCCAATCTTGGCTGCCCAGCACTTTGACTTGATAGCCAGAGAGTTTAAACATACGGCCAAATAGTCGCCCAAGCTGACCGTTACCACCGATGATCACCACGGAACGTAACTCAGGATTAAGGCATTTAAAGCCGGAGTCCTTTTCACTGGCGTAGGATTCACGCATGGTTCGGCGCAAAATATCTTCAATCAGTTGGGGCGGAACACCTTTGCTTTCCGCTTCCGCTCGACGTGAAGCGAGCATTGCCGCTTCACGATCGGGGGCATAAATCGGTAACCCATACCGACTTTTCACTTGCCCGACCTGCTCCACCAATGCCAGACGGCGCGCCAGTAGCTCCACCATCTGCTTATCGACTTCATCGATTTGGTCGCGTAACTGATTCAACTCTACGGCCATGTTCTATCCTTGTTATCCTTGCAAACGATTGTGCAAAAAGGGAATAAGTTCCTGATGCGCACGACGTAATAATGCCTCAGTCGTTGACCAATTTATACAGCCGTCAGTGATCGAGACTCCGTATTGCATTTTTTCACGAGGCAGATCCGAAGACTGATTTCCTTCATTGAGATGGCTTTCAATCATCAGGCCAATGATCGAGCGATTGCCTTCACGGATTTGATGAATCACATCTTCTGCCACCAACGGCTGGCGGCGGTAATCTTTACGTGAGTTCGCATGGCTGCAATCCACCATCAAAGAGGGTTCCAAACGCGCTTTTTGCATCTCTTCTTCACATTCCGCGACAGAAACCGAATCGTAGTTGGTCTGTTTGCCACCACGTAAAATGACATGCCCATTCGGGTTGCCTTGTGTAGTGAGCAGTGCCACTTGTCCTTCGCGGTTAATTCCCATAAAGCGGTGACTGGATGAAGCGGCCTGCATCGCATTAATCGCCGTTGCCAAGTTGCCATCCGTGCCATTTTTAAAGCCAATCGGCATAGAAAGGCCACTTGCCATCTCGCGGTGAGTTTGTGATTCCGTGGTGCGCGCACCAATCGCCGCCCAACTAAAAGTATCCGCCAAGTATTGCGGGCTAATCGGGTCCAACGCTTCGGTTGCCAGTGGGATTTCCATTTCTGCTAAATCGACCAAGAGTTGACGCCCAACATGCAGACCGTGTTCGATATCAAAACTGCCATCAAGATGCGGATCGTTAATCAGCCCTTTCCAACCGACCGTAGTACGCGGTTTTTCAAAGTACACGCGCATTACGATGTAGAGCTGGTCGCTCAGCTGCGCCGAGAGTGCTTTGAGTTTTTTGGCGTACTCTTTCGCCGCATCCACATCATGAATTGAGCAAGGACCACAGACGATCAGCAAGCGAGGATCGCGTTTGTGGATAATGTCCGCCACCGTCTGACGTGACTCACGAATAAACTTACGCGCCTTGTCACTGAGTGGAATCTTGGCTTTTAAGGCATCTGGGGTGATCAATATCTGTTCATCACTGATATTCACATCACTCAATTCACTTTTTTTCATCTCATCACCTGTAATTTATTATTTACACACCTAACAAGGT is a genomic window containing:
- a CDS encoding 3-deoxy-7-phosphoheptulonate synthase; protein product: MKKSELSDVNISDEQILITPDALKAKIPLSDKARKFIRESRQTVADIIHKRDPRLLIVCGPCSIHDVDAAKEYAKKLKALSAQLSDQLYIVMRVYFEKPRTTVGWKGLINDPHLDGSFDIEHGLHVGRQLLVDLAEMEIPLATEALDPISPQYLADTFSWAAIGARTTESQTHREMASGLSMPIGFKNGTDGNLATAINAMQAASSSHRFMGINREGQVALLTTQGNPNGHVILRGGKQTNYDSVSVAECEEEMQKARLEPSLMVDCSHANSRKDYRRQPLVAEDVIHQIREGNRSIIGLMIESHLNEGNQSSDLPREKMQYGVSITDGCINWSTTEALLRRAHQELIPFLHNRLQG
- the tyrA gene encoding bifunctional chorismate mutase/prephenate dehydrogenase, whose product is MAVELNQLRDQIDEVDKQMVELLARRLALVEQVGQVKSRYGLPIYAPDREAAMLASRRAEAESKGVPPQLIEDILRRTMRESYASEKDSGFKCLNPELRSVVIIGGNGQLGRLFGRMFKLSGYQVKVLGSQDWDKADELLSDAGLVVVTVPIHLTLGVIEKLRQLPDDCILCDLTSIKAKPLAAMLQVHKGPVVGLHPMFGPDVPSLAKQVIVYCDGRGNEHYQWLLQQFAIWGASLCQIDATEHDRGMTLIQALRHFTSFAYGLHLTKENPNLAQLLKLSSPIYRLELAMVGRLFGQDPHLYGDIILSSPENIEMIQRFHRCLSEAVELVSAGDKASFVAQFERVSQWFGDYSQQFMHESQNLLKQANDAIHRG